The following proteins come from a genomic window of Vidua chalybeata isolate OUT-0048 chromosome 2, bVidCha1 merged haplotype, whole genome shotgun sequence:
- the TRIM13 gene encoding E3 ubiquitin-protein ligase TRIM13 isoform X2 encodes MMELLEEDLTCPICCSLFDDPRVLPCSHNFCRKCLEGILEGNVRNVLWRPSPFKCPTCRKETPVTGINSLQVNYSLKGIVEKYNKIKVTPKMPVCKVHSGQPLNIFCRTDMQLICGVCATRGDHTKHVFCSIEEAYSQEKRAFETLFQGFETWRCGDALSRLDTLETSKRKALQMLTKDSDKVKEFFEKLQHTLEQKRNEILSDFETMKLAVMQAYDPEINKLNTILQEQRMAFNIAEAFKDVSEPIIFLQQMQEFREKIKVLKETPLPCSTVDISPTMKSFDTSQWNGIKLVDVDKLSLPQESNTFKFKIPSIFSRRFIVNSLIFLLILAVTRMSFVESVIDNLQCWKSQFLTICLSYLADTVEIADHAVFYWEQMTDGASLLREKCKNYTLVVLDNVAQFVCKYKLL; translated from the coding sequence ATGATGGAGCTCCTAGAGGAAGATCTGACCTGTCCCATTTGCTGTAGCCTGTTTGATGATCCTCGTGTCCTGCCCTGTTCACACAATTTCTGCAGAAAGTGTCTGGAAGGAATTCTTGAGGGAAATGTGCGGAATGTGCTTTGGAGGCCATCCCCTTTCAAGTGCCCCACATGCAGGAAGGAGACTCCTGTCACTGGAATCAACAGCTTGCAGGTCAACTATTCCCTGAAAGGGATCGTGGAGAAGTACAACAAAATCAAAGTAACTCCAAAAATGCCTGTGTGCAAAGTGCACAGTGGGCAACCCCTTAACATTTTTTGCAGGACAGACATGCAGCTGATCTGTGGGGTTTGTGCCACCCGTGGTGATCACACAAAGCATGTTTTCTGTTCCATTGAAGAAGCTTATTCCCAGGAGAAGCGGGCTTTTGAAACCTTGTTTCAGGGATTTGAAACTTGGCGTTGTGGAGATGCTCTCTCACGGCTGGATACCTTAGAGACCAGTAAGAGGAAAGCTCTGCAGATGCTGACGAAAGATTCTGACAAAGTGAAGGAGTTCTTTGAGAAGCTGCAGCACACACTGGAGCAGAAACGAAATGAGATTCTGTCTGACTTTGAGACCATGAAGCTTGCAGTGATGCAGGCCTATGATCCAGAAATCAATAAACTGAACACGATTCTGCAAGAGCAGCGGATGGCTTTTAACATTGCAGAGGCCTTCAAAGATGTGTCTGAACCCATTATATTTCTGCAACAGATGCaggaattcagggaaaaaatcaagGTGCTCAAAGAAACCCCTTTACCTTGTTCCACTGTGGACATCAGTCCCACAATGAAGAGCTTTGATACCAGCCAATGGAATGGAATAAAACTTGTTGATGTGGACAAACTTTCCTTGCCTCAGGAAAGCAACACTTTCAAATTCAAGATTCCCTCAATCTTTTCACGCAGATTTATAGTGAACTCTCTTATTTTCTTGCTTATTCTTGCTGTCACCAGAATGTCCTTTGTGGAGTCAGTCATTGACAACCTCCAGTGCTGGAAATCTCAGTTCCTTACAATTTGCTTGTCCTATTTGGCAGATACTGTGGAGATAGCAGATCATGCAGTCTTTTACTGGGAACAGATGACAGATGGAGCTTCACTGTTAAGAGAAAAGTGTAAAAACTATACATTGGTTGTACTGGATAACGTTGCACAGTTTGTGTGCAAATATAAACTGTTGTGA
- the TRIM13 gene encoding E3 ubiquitin-protein ligase TRIM13 isoform X1 — protein sequence MDMMELLEEDLTCPICCSLFDDPRVLPCSHNFCRKCLEGILEGNVRNVLWRPSPFKCPTCRKETPVTGINSLQVNYSLKGIVEKYNKIKVTPKMPVCKVHSGQPLNIFCRTDMQLICGVCATRGDHTKHVFCSIEEAYSQEKRAFETLFQGFETWRCGDALSRLDTLETSKRKALQMLTKDSDKVKEFFEKLQHTLEQKRNEILSDFETMKLAVMQAYDPEINKLNTILQEQRMAFNIAEAFKDVSEPIIFLQQMQEFREKIKVLKETPLPCSTVDISPTMKSFDTSQWNGIKLVDVDKLSLPQESNTFKFKIPSIFSRRFIVNSLIFLLILAVTRMSFVESVIDNLQCWKSQFLTICLSYLADTVEIADHAVFYWEQMTDGASLLREKCKNYTLVVLDNVAQFVCKYKLL from the exons ATG GACATGATGGAGCTCCTAGAGGAAGATCTGACCTGTCCCATTTGCTGTAGCCTGTTTGATGATCCTCGTGTCCTGCCCTGTTCACACAATTTCTGCAGAAAGTGTCTGGAAGGAATTCTTGAGGGAAATGTGCGGAATGTGCTTTGGAGGCCATCCCCTTTCAAGTGCCCCACATGCAGGAAGGAGACTCCTGTCACTGGAATCAACAGCTTGCAGGTCAACTATTCCCTGAAAGGGATCGTGGAGAAGTACAACAAAATCAAAGTAACTCCAAAAATGCCTGTGTGCAAAGTGCACAGTGGGCAACCCCTTAACATTTTTTGCAGGACAGACATGCAGCTGATCTGTGGGGTTTGTGCCACCCGTGGTGATCACACAAAGCATGTTTTCTGTTCCATTGAAGAAGCTTATTCCCAGGAGAAGCGGGCTTTTGAAACCTTGTTTCAGGGATTTGAAACTTGGCGTTGTGGAGATGCTCTCTCACGGCTGGATACCTTAGAGACCAGTAAGAGGAAAGCTCTGCAGATGCTGACGAAAGATTCTGACAAAGTGAAGGAGTTCTTTGAGAAGCTGCAGCACACACTGGAGCAGAAACGAAATGAGATTCTGTCTGACTTTGAGACCATGAAGCTTGCAGTGATGCAGGCCTATGATCCAGAAATCAATAAACTGAACACGATTCTGCAAGAGCAGCGGATGGCTTTTAACATTGCAGAGGCCTTCAAAGATGTGTCTGAACCCATTATATTTCTGCAACAGATGCaggaattcagggaaaaaatcaagGTGCTCAAAGAAACCCCTTTACCTTGTTCCACTGTGGACATCAGTCCCACAATGAAGAGCTTTGATACCAGCCAATGGAATGGAATAAAACTTGTTGATGTGGACAAACTTTCCTTGCCTCAGGAAAGCAACACTTTCAAATTCAAGATTCCCTCAATCTTTTCACGCAGATTTATAGTGAACTCTCTTATTTTCTTGCTTATTCTTGCTGTCACCAGAATGTCCTTTGTGGAGTCAGTCATTGACAACCTCCAGTGCTGGAAATCTCAGTTCCTTACAATTTGCTTGTCCTATTTGGCAGATACTGTGGAGATAGCAGATCATGCAGTCTTTTACTGGGAACAGATGACAGATGGAGCTTCACTGTTAAGAGAAAAGTGTAAAAACTATACATTGGTTGTACTGGATAACGTTGCACAGTTTGTGTGCAAATATAAACTGTTGTGA
- the KCNRG gene encoding potassium channel regulatory protein: protein MSSREVVFLSVGGVRFVTRASTLQQFPESRLARMVNDDDREFKLVNGEFFVDRDGALFSYIMDFLRTLQVSLPTDFSDYQRLQREAEFYGLYSLADLLSQEHLLKPRLEILEVRFSLQEMQAFFRIFGSCSTTIEALAEQITVFTGQQSGQGWSSPFPSQKPLVPLPLERPSHHDLVFLCGTEYSAGDQFVARYVSIKPDKRKLINGTNVLGLLLDTLLKDGFRLISTRTVASEEKVECYTFERMKRAAGLAIMVNQTPGGSGVAQARTSQVQKWK from the exons ATGAGTAGTCGAGAGGTGGTCTTTCTGAGTGTAGGAGGTGTGAGATTTGTAACCCGGGCTTCCACCTTGCAGCAGTTCCCTGAGTCCAGGCTGGCACGGATGGTGAATGATGATGACCGGGAATTTAAACTGGTGAATGGAGAGTTTTTTGTGGACAGAGATGGAGCTTTGTTTAGTTACATCATGGACTTCTTGAGGACTCTCCAGGTGTCCTTACCAACTGATTTCTCAGACTatcagaggctgcagagagaagcagaattCTATGGACTCTACTCCCTGGCTGACCTCCTGAGCCAAGAACATTTGCTGAAGCCGAGGCTGGAGATCTTGGAAGTGCGTTTTTCTCTCCAAGAAATGCAGGCCTTTTTCCGGATCTTTGGTTCCTGCAGTACCACCATTGAAGCACTAGCTGAGCAGATCACTGTGTTTACAGGGCAGCAgtcaggacagggctggagcagcccttttccttcccagaagCCACTTGTTCCACTTCCTTTGGAAAGACCCTCTCATCACGATCTGGTTTTTCTCTGTGGTACTGAGTATTCTGCTGGTGACCAGTTCGTGGCCAG GTATGTTTCCATAAAGCCTGATAAGAGAAAGCTGATTAATGGTACTAACGTGCTAGGCCTGCTGCTTGACACTTTACTCAAAGATGGATTTCGCCTCATAAGCACCAGGACGGTTGCCAGTGAAGAGAAGGTTGAATGCTACACTTTTGAAAGGATGAAGAGGGCAGCAGGCCTTGCCATCATGGTGAACCAAACCCCAGGGGGCTCTGGGGTAGCACAGGCAAGGACAAGCCAAgtacagaaatggaaataa